One stretch of Corynebacterium imitans DNA includes these proteins:
- a CDS encoding DNA polymerase III subunit epsilon (3'-5' exonuclease of DNA polymerase III) gives MTSNDPYPYVALYAQTTGIHPSTGRILTIDAVTFDDGGRVGEEFHTVINPGCDPGPRHTHGLSAHEVAQSPRFSRFLKTLDKLLDDRTLITFDAPTTWGFIVSEARRAMSAAARANRSRKKRNGRRRQRVGHVPRPTEIVDLLAVARRQGEIPTDLRINAVADVIGVASESPIASVERAGRPEAELSREQTLKLVAMFLQLRERGDVTGRTPDELAPDRFGLQRSTVRVDAENAGAAADNPGKYTKESGLKKGMVVVVTDDVALEPDTLIDAAVRAGLTYTEKLGRESSVVVSDALAKGAELRGKAMHGHRKDIPILTGEEFLQAVEEMGSAISVD, from the coding sequence ATGACATCGAATGATCCCTACCCCTATGTCGCGCTCTACGCGCAGACGACGGGCATCCACCCGTCAACCGGGCGGATCCTCACCATCGATGCCGTGACCTTTGATGATGGCGGGCGCGTGGGCGAGGAATTCCACACCGTGATCAACCCCGGCTGCGATCCGGGCCCCCGCCACACGCACGGTTTAAGCGCGCACGAGGTGGCGCAGTCGCCGCGCTTCAGCAGGTTTTTAAAAACGCTGGATAAGCTTCTCGACGACCGCACGCTCATCACCTTCGACGCCCCCACCACCTGGGGCTTCATCGTGAGCGAGGCGCGCCGCGCAATGAGCGCCGCCGCACGCGCGAACCGCTCCCGGAAGAAGCGCAACGGGCGCCGCCGCCAGCGGGTGGGGCACGTGCCGCGCCCCACGGAGATCGTGGACCTGCTTGCCGTGGCGCGTCGCCAAGGCGAGATCCCCACTGACCTGCGCATCAATGCGGTCGCGGATGTGATCGGCGTGGCCTCCGAGTCCCCGATCGCCTCCGTGGAGCGCGCGGGCCGCCCGGAGGCGGAGCTCTCCCGCGAGCAGACGCTGAAGCTGGTGGCGATGTTCTTGCAGCTGCGCGAGCGCGGCGACGTCACCGGCCGGACTCCGGACGAGCTGGCACCGGACCGTTTCGGCCTGCAGCGCTCCACCGTGCGCGTGGATGCGGAAAACGCTGGCGCGGCCGCGGACAACCCCGGCAAATACACCAAGGAATCCGGCCTGAAAAAAGGCATGGTTGTCGTGGTCACCGACGATGTGGCGCTCGAACCGGACACGCTTATCGACGCCGCCGTACGCGCCGGCCTGACCTACACCGAAAAGCTCGGCCGCGAAAGCTCGGTGGTGGTCTCCGATGCCCTGGCGAAGGGAGCCGAGCTGCGGGGCAAGGCGATGCACGGACACCGCAAGGACATCCCGATCCTCACCGGCGAGGAGTTTTTGCAGGCCGTGGAGGAGATGGGTTCTGCAATAAGCGTGGACTAA
- the recR gene encoding recombination mediator RecR — protein sequence MFEGPLQDLIDEFSRLPGVGPKSAQRIAFHLLKTEPEDIDRLRAALAAVRDGVTFCRICNNVSREEVCRICADSGRDATTVCVVEDAKDIQVIERTGEYSGRYHVLGGALDPLANVGPKDLAIAPLLKRIGGVLPDLEGEESPQVKEVILATDPDTEGEATASYLVRLLKDFPELTISRLASGMPLGGDLEFVDELTLSRALSGRLKL from the coding sequence ATGTTTGAAGGCCCGCTGCAGGACCTTATCGACGAGTTCTCGCGCCTACCCGGCGTCGGGCCCAAATCAGCCCAGCGCATTGCCTTCCACCTACTCAAGACCGAGCCGGAGGATATCGACCGGCTGCGCGCAGCGCTGGCTGCGGTGCGAGATGGGGTGACGTTCTGCCGGATCTGTAACAACGTCTCCCGCGAGGAAGTCTGCCGCATCTGCGCCGATTCCGGCCGCGATGCCACGACCGTGTGCGTGGTGGAGGACGCGAAGGATATCCAGGTCATCGAGCGCACCGGCGAGTACTCCGGGCGCTATCACGTGCTCGGCGGGGCGCTCGACCCGCTGGCGAACGTCGGCCCGAAGGACCTGGCGATCGCGCCACTGCTCAAGCGCATTGGCGGTGTTCTGCCGGACTTGGAGGGGGAGGAGTCCCCGCAGGTCAAGGAGGTGATCCTCGCGACCGACCCGGATACCGAGGGCGAGGCGACCGCCTCCTACCTGGTGCGCCTGCTCAAGGACTTCCCGGAGCTGACGATCTCTCGTCTCGCGTCCGGTATGCCGTTGGGCGGGGACTTGGAGTTTGTTGACGAGCTCACGCTCTCGCGCGCACTCAGCGGCCGGTTGAAGCTCTAA
- a CDS encoding type 1 glutamine amidotransferase produces the protein MAKQLTIGLILPDVLGTYGDDGNALVLRQRARMRGLDAEIRPFLLTDDITDDCDVYTLGGGEDTAQILAAERLTSSPGLQRAADRGTPILAICAGLQVLGHSFNAGGREVKGISLLDATTTPLSSRAIGEVITTPQAPLTAPLTGFENHMGGTVLGPDAQPLGRVTRGVGNLDGTAEGVVQGSVIATYMHGPVLARNPELADLLLARALGVDPAELTPLELDVVDELRAERLK, from the coding sequence GTGGCTAAGCAACTGACAATCGGCCTGATTCTGCCGGACGTTTTGGGCACCTACGGCGACGACGGCAACGCGCTCGTGCTGCGCCAGCGCGCCCGCATGCGCGGCCTCGATGCAGAAATCCGCCCCTTCCTGCTCACCGACGACATCACCGACGACTGCGACGTCTACACCCTCGGCGGCGGCGAAGACACCGCCCAGATCCTCGCCGCGGAGCGCCTGACGTCCTCCCCCGGCCTGCAGCGCGCCGCCGACAGGGGCACCCCGATCCTGGCGATCTGCGCGGGCCTGCAGGTGCTCGGCCACTCCTTCAACGCTGGCGGCCGCGAGGTCAAGGGCATCTCGCTTCTCGACGCCACCACCACCCCCCTTTCCTCCCGCGCCATCGGCGAAGTGATCACCACCCCGCAAGCGCCACTTACCGCGCCGTTGACCGGGTTTGAAAACCACATGGGCGGCACCGTGCTCGGCCCCGACGCCCAGCCGCTCGGCCGGGTCACCCGCGGCGTGGGCAACCTAGATGGCACGGCGGAGGGCGTGGTCCAGGGCAGCGTGATCGCTACCTACATGCACGGTCCCGTGCTGGCCCGCAACCCGGAGCTGGCGGATCTGCTGCTCGCCCGCGCTCTCGGCGTGGATCCCGCCGAGCTCACACCGCTTGAGCTGGACGTGGTGGACGAGCTGCGCGCAGAGCGGCTGAAGTAG
- a CDS encoding aminotransferase class I/II-fold pyridoxal phosphate-dependent enzyme yields the protein MAHTPLTELTQEQLAELAKDVREQYAALKAKGLKLDLTRGKPSTEQLDFANELLELPGKDNYTDSAGTDVRNYGGAIGIPDIRNLWAEVLGVDPSLVIAGDASSLNIMFDLVSYSYMFGNNDSPRPWKDEEKLKWICPVPGYDRHFAITELFGFEMLSVPMGERGPDMDAVEELAKDPQVKGMWTVPTFSNPTGTVFSRETIERLAKMETGAPDFRIVWDNAYAVHTLTDEFPENPNVLEIAAAAGNPNRFWYMSSTSKITHAGSGVAFFASSAENLAWYKKIAGVRGIGPNKVNQLAHARYFHDAEGVRAVMRKHAGSLAPKFEAVDRALDERLGGYDIATWTQPEGGYFVSLDVPEGTATRVWELAKEAGINLTQAGSPFPLHDDPQDRTLRLAPSMPPLDEVAEAMDGVALCVLLAAIEQREA from the coding sequence ATGGCACACACGCCGCTGACCGAGCTTACCCAGGAACAACTTGCTGAACTGGCAAAAGACGTCCGCGAGCAGTACGCCGCGCTTAAGGCGAAGGGGCTGAAGCTGGATCTGACGCGCGGCAAGCCGTCTACCGAGCAGCTCGACTTCGCCAACGAGCTCCTCGAGCTGCCGGGGAAGGACAACTACACGGACAGTGCGGGCACCGACGTGCGCAACTACGGCGGGGCAATCGGCATCCCGGACATCCGCAACCTGTGGGCCGAAGTACTGGGCGTGGATCCGTCGCTGGTGATCGCGGGCGATGCCTCCTCGCTGAACATCATGTTTGACCTGGTGTCCTACTCCTACATGTTCGGCAACAACGATTCGCCGCGCCCGTGGAAGGACGAGGAGAAGCTCAAGTGGATCTGCCCGGTTCCGGGCTATGACCGCCACTTCGCCATCACGGAGCTCTTCGGCTTCGAGATGCTTTCTGTGCCCATGGGCGAGCGCGGCCCTGACATGGACGCAGTCGAGGAGCTCGCGAAGGACCCGCAGGTCAAGGGCATGTGGACGGTGCCGACCTTTAGCAACCCCACCGGCACAGTGTTCTCGCGCGAGACCATCGAGCGTCTAGCAAAGATGGAAACTGGCGCGCCGGACTTCCGCATCGTGTGGGATAACGCTTACGCCGTCCACACGCTGACCGACGAGTTCCCGGAGAACCCGAACGTGCTTGAGATCGCCGCGGCCGCGGGCAACCCGAACCGTTTCTGGTACATGAGCTCGACTTCCAAGATCACCCACGCGGGTTCGGGCGTCGCGTTCTTCGCCTCCTCGGCTGAGAATCTGGCTTGGTACAAGAAGATCGCCGGCGTGCGCGGGATCGGCCCGAACAAGGTCAACCAGCTCGCCCACGCCCGCTACTTCCACGACGCGGAGGGGGTGCGCGCGGTGATGCGCAAGCACGCCGGCTCGCTCGCCCCGAAATTCGAGGCGGTCGATCGCGCGCTTGATGAACGCCTGGGCGGCTACGACATCGCGACCTGGACTCAGCCCGAGGGCGGCTACTTCGTCTCCCTCGACGTGCCGGAGGGCACCGCGACCCGCGTGTGGGAGCTGGCCAAGGAAGCAGGCATTAACCTCACGCAGGCAGGCTCGCCCTTCCCGCTGCACGACGATCCGCAGGATCGCACCCTGCGCCTGGCTCCCTCGATGCCGCCGCTGGACGAGGTTGCCGAGGCCATGGACGGCGTCGCGCTGTGCGTCCTGCTCGCCGCGATCGAGCAGCGTGAGGCCTAA
- a CDS encoding Mur ligase family protein codes for MNPRGRFSRIRTKTALAAAQLATSASRATGRGAGGMIGGLVAGAIDPNIMDGLGRGRPTVLVTGTNGKSTTTRMLVQALRTTHTVATNEGGDNMDAGIISALMAGQDANLIALEVDELHVPHVADSLNPNALVLLNLSRDQLDRVGEINKIERALRACVEAHPEMTVIANCDDVLMTSVAWGHPNVVWVAAGAGWVNDSVTNPRGAGSVVRTPDGDWYATEKLADGTEFRRPEPTYTVDKHSLTTPHGEVPMNLTLPGRANRGNAAQAVAAAVEAYDVPLDKAVRAVEGVDNVAGRYATVHLGEHEVRLLLAKNPAGWQEALTMLDRDADGVVIAVNAQQGDGADVSWLWDVKFEDFDGIAVNAAGERGTDLAVRLLYAGIEHELVHDVVKAIRACPPGRVEVLANYTAFRDLKRDMAKQEDYRG; via the coding sequence ATGAATCCGAGAGGACGCTTCAGCCGCATCCGCACGAAAACCGCGCTCGCAGCAGCACAGCTTGCGACTTCCGCCTCGCGCGCCACCGGCCGTGGTGCCGGCGGCATGATCGGCGGCCTGGTCGCAGGTGCCATCGACCCCAACATCATGGACGGGTTGGGCCGCGGCCGCCCCACGGTGCTGGTCACCGGCACAAACGGCAAGTCCACCACGACCCGCATGCTCGTGCAGGCGCTGCGCACGACCCACACCGTGGCGACGAACGAAGGCGGCGACAATATGGACGCCGGCATCATCTCCGCGCTCATGGCGGGCCAAGACGCCAACCTCATCGCCTTGGAAGTCGACGAACTGCACGTGCCGCACGTGGCCGACAGCCTCAACCCGAACGCGCTCGTACTGTTGAATCTCTCGCGCGACCAGCTCGACCGCGTGGGCGAGATCAACAAGATCGAGCGCGCCCTGCGCGCCTGCGTCGAGGCCCACCCGGAGATGACGGTGATTGCCAACTGCGACGACGTGCTCATGACCTCGGTGGCCTGGGGCCACCCGAACGTGGTGTGGGTTGCTGCCGGTGCAGGCTGGGTCAACGATTCGGTGACTAACCCGCGCGGCGCGGGCTCGGTGGTACGCACCCCGGACGGCGACTGGTACGCCACCGAAAAACTCGCGGATGGCACCGAATTTCGCCGCCCCGAGCCGACGTACACCGTCGATAAGCACAGCCTCACTACCCCGCACGGCGAGGTGCCCATGAACCTGACTCTGCCCGGGCGTGCCAACCGAGGCAACGCCGCCCAGGCCGTGGCGGCCGCGGTCGAGGCCTATGACGTGCCCCTGGACAAGGCGGTGCGCGCCGTCGAGGGCGTGGACAACGTCGCGGGCCGCTACGCCACAGTCCACCTCGGCGAGCACGAGGTGCGCCTGCTTTTGGCCAAGAATCCGGCCGGCTGGCAGGAGGCGTTGACCATGCTCGACCGCGACGCCGACGGCGTGGTCATCGCCGTCAACGCGCAGCAGGGCGACGGCGCTGACGTGTCCTGGCTGTGGGACGTGAAGTTTGAGGACTTCGACGGCATCGCGGTCAATGCCGCCGGCGAGCGCGGCACGGACCTAGCCGTGCGCCTGCTGTACGCGGGCATCGAACACGAGCTGGTCCACGACGTGGTGAAGGCGATTCGCGCCTGCCCGCCGGGCCGCGTGGAGGTGCTGGCGAACTACACCGCGTTCCGCGATCTGAAACGGGATATGGCGAAGCAGGAGGACTACCGTGGCTAA
- a CDS encoding YbaB/EbfC family nucleoid-associated protein yields MTEPNMPTDMQDLIRQAAEVQAQLQQAQQELLATEVTGTAGGELVKVTMTGGAEITNLEIKPEAVDPEDVESLQDLILAAYRDAHNKAGQLAQEKIGPLTGGSGLGQQGGPTGGQPAGEGEIPFGGIF; encoded by the coding sequence ATGACTGAGCCGAACATGCCGACCGATATGCAGGACCTCATCCGCCAGGCAGCGGAGGTCCAGGCACAGCTGCAGCAGGCACAGCAGGAGCTGCTGGCTACTGAGGTCACCGGCACCGCCGGTGGCGAGCTGGTGAAGGTCACCATGACCGGTGGCGCAGAGATCACCAACCTGGAGATCAAGCCGGAGGCAGTGGACCCGGAGGACGTGGAGTCCCTGCAGGACCTCATCCTCGCCGCGTACCGCGATGCGCACAACAAGGCGGGCCAGCTCGCGCAGGAGAAGATCGGCCCGCTGACCGGCGGCTCCGGCCTGGGCCAGCAGGGCGGCCCGACCGGCGGCCAGCCCGCAGGTGAGGGCGAGATTCCCTTCGGCGGCATTTTCTAA
- a CDS encoding DNA polymerase III subunit gamma and tau, translated as MALYRKYRPATFGEVIGQEQVTVPLSTALDNGRINHAYLFSGPRGCGKTSSARILARSLNCVEGPTSTPCGVCESCRSLAPGGSGNLDVMELDAASHGGVDDMRDLRERAMFAPAESRYRVFIIDEAHMISQSGNNALLKIVEEPPEHLIFIFATTEPEKMLGTIRSRTHNYPFRLLTPQAMRELLEGVVAEEGAKVEESVYPLIIRAGGGSPRDTLSVLDQLLAGAGPDGLTYDLALPLLGVTDLSLLDGAIDALAARDASAIFHTIDNVIESGHEPRRFALDLLDRLRDLLVVRTVPDAVGQGLVDAPVDRADVLRAEAEQFSPAQLSALATEVNDRIADLRGATSPRLLLEVMMAHLLTLGESVAAQPSAGAAGVGAPSGGNAGGTSGAGAAAAAAAAAAAAASGQVRSKSTPPPQPAPPVRKPEPAQPAQPAQPAQPAQPEPEQPKPAEPQPETSQPEPAQSEPAASPAGTESTDLDALYDRVVRDWTTLRQSVGERNKVAEIMLTEAKPLGMDGETLVIGHNTGALAERINSERNNADIVAVFEEKLGYRVAVRCVVGTSPEAANVQPRQQPRAEQVWNPNKGKGSNEPSPEEPAGAKPEEPTPPATPRPNPGAQARAEANDWKAAAQAASRKAAEKAQRERDEIPLPPEPMDDEPDYDPYASGAAPLPQDPAAAPYTREEEERDMAEQALSEEGTLDHRDATEVAMELLSKELGAKPL; from the coding sequence GTGGCTCTCTACCGGAAATATCGTCCCGCGACCTTTGGTGAAGTGATCGGCCAAGAACAGGTCACCGTCCCGCTGTCCACAGCCCTGGACAACGGGCGTATCAACCACGCCTACCTGTTTTCCGGGCCGCGCGGCTGCGGCAAGACCTCGTCTGCGCGCATCCTCGCGCGCTCCCTGAACTGCGTGGAGGGGCCGACCTCGACCCCATGCGGGGTGTGCGAGTCCTGCCGCTCGCTCGCGCCGGGCGGCTCCGGCAACTTGGACGTGATGGAGCTGGACGCGGCCTCGCACGGCGGCGTCGACGATATGCGTGATCTGCGCGAGCGCGCCATGTTCGCGCCTGCGGAGTCGCGCTACCGCGTCTTCATCATCGATGAGGCGCACATGATTTCCCAGTCCGGTAACAACGCGCTGCTGAAGATTGTGGAGGAGCCGCCGGAGCACCTCATCTTCATCTTCGCCACCACCGAGCCGGAAAAGATGCTGGGCACGATCCGCTCGCGCACCCACAACTACCCGTTCCGCCTGCTCACCCCGCAGGCGATGCGCGAACTGCTCGAGGGCGTGGTGGCCGAAGAAGGTGCCAAGGTTGAGGAGAGCGTCTACCCGCTGATTATCCGCGCGGGCGGCGGCTCCCCGCGCGATACGCTGTCTGTTTTGGACCAGCTGCTCGCCGGCGCGGGCCCCGACGGGCTGACCTACGACTTGGCGTTGCCGCTTTTGGGCGTCACCGACCTCTCGCTTCTCGACGGCGCAATCGACGCCCTCGCCGCACGCGACGCGTCCGCGATCTTCCACACCATCGATAACGTCATCGAGTCCGGCCACGAGCCGCGCCGCTTCGCCCTCGACCTGCTCGACCGGCTCCGCGACCTGCTCGTGGTGCGCACCGTGCCCGATGCCGTTGGGCAAGGGCTTGTCGACGCCCCCGTGGACCGCGCCGACGTCCTGCGCGCCGAAGCCGAACAATTCAGCCCCGCGCAGCTGTCCGCCCTGGCCACGGAGGTCAACGACCGCATCGCTGACCTGCGCGGCGCGACCTCCCCGCGCCTGCTGCTCGAGGTGATGATGGCGCACCTGCTCACCCTGGGCGAGAGCGTCGCAGCGCAGCCAAGTGCTGGCGCTGCTGGGGTTGGTGCTCCGTCTGGTGGGAACGCTGGCGGAACTTCTGGCGCGGGCGCGGCAGCTGCTGCGGCGGCCGCCGCTGCCGCTGCAGCTTCGGGCCAGGTGCGCAGTAAGTCGACCCCGCCGCCGCAGCCGGCACCGCCGGTACGGAAACCGGAGCCAGCTCAACCTGCACAGCCTGCTCAGCCAGCTCAACCTGCACAGCCTGAGCCCGAGCAGCCGAAGCCAGCTGAACCGCAGCCGGAGACCTCGCAACCTGAACCCGCACAGTCCGAGCCCGCTGCAAGCCCAGCAGGCACAGAGAGCACAGACCTGGACGCGCTCTACGACCGCGTGGTGCGCGACTGGACCACCCTGCGACAGTCGGTGGGCGAGCGCAACAAGGTCGCCGAAATCATGCTTACCGAGGCGAAACCGCTCGGGATGGACGGCGAGACGCTCGTGATCGGCCACAACACCGGCGCGCTTGCCGAGCGCATCAACTCTGAGCGCAACAACGCCGACATCGTGGCGGTGTTTGAAGAAAAGCTTGGGTACCGGGTCGCGGTGCGCTGCGTGGTGGGCACCAGCCCGGAGGCGGCGAACGTGCAGCCGCGGCAGCAACCGCGCGCGGAGCAGGTGTGGAACCCGAACAAGGGCAAGGGATCGAACGAGCCCTCGCCCGAGGAGCCTGCGGGGGCCAAACCTGAGGAACCTACACCACCTGCAACGCCGCGGCCCAACCCCGGTGCGCAGGCCCGTGCCGAGGCCAACGACTGGAAGGCCGCGGCGCAGGCCGCAAGCCGTAAAGCCGCCGAGAAGGCGCAGCGCGAGCGCGACGAGATCCCGCTGCCGCCCGAGCCGATGGACGACGAGCCCGACTACGACCCCTATGCCTCCGGTGCTGCGCCCCTGCCGCAGGACCCGGCGGCCGCGCCGTATACGCGGGAGGAAGAGGAGCGCGATATGGCCGAGCAGGCCCTCTCGGAGGAGGGCACGCTTGACCACCGCGACGCCACCGAGGTTGCCATGGAGCTGCTGAGTAAGGAGCTCGGCGCGAAGCCGCTGTAG
- a CDS encoding DMT family transporter, giving the protein MHNNLLAIGFAFTSALLIAVGTVWRHQILRAGRKQGEVNESPLRALKRPAWWLSLALALAAYGFQAVALAFGSLLVVQPVLVLSLMLTLLLSARVERRRLSTATSFWSVLLTAFVGIVVVVGRPVPGDRTPPTWGWLLAVGLGLAGLFATFAFSRSRSAAFQSLSFGILCGAIFGYLAVFSKVAVDAYVHGGIAGILSAWQFWAMLASAVLGTVVQQYAFGAGKLATTLPAMKVVEPLVALSLGLALLGEKFALTGFLGWTAMVVTIAGMLFSAAMVTRVSIK; this is encoded by the coding sequence GTGCACAACAACCTCCTCGCGATCGGCTTTGCGTTTACCTCAGCGTTGCTGATCGCGGTGGGCACCGTGTGGCGGCACCAGATCCTGCGGGCCGGCCGCAAACAAGGGGAGGTCAACGAGTCCCCACTGCGCGCACTCAAACGCCCCGCCTGGTGGCTTTCGCTTGCGCTCGCACTTGCCGCCTACGGCTTCCAAGCCGTCGCGCTCGCCTTCGGCTCCCTGCTCGTGGTGCAGCCAGTGCTCGTGCTCTCGCTCATGCTCACACTGCTACTGTCCGCGCGAGTGGAGCGCCGCCGCCTCTCCACCGCCACCTCCTTCTGGTCGGTCCTGCTCACGGCCTTCGTGGGCATCGTGGTGGTCGTTGGCCGCCCCGTCCCCGGCGATCGCACGCCTCCTACCTGGGGGTGGCTGCTCGCCGTGGGACTCGGGCTCGCCGGGCTCTTTGCGACGTTCGCGTTTTCCCGCTCCCGCTCCGCCGCCTTCCAAAGCCTCTCCTTTGGCATCCTCTGCGGGGCAATCTTCGGCTACCTCGCCGTCTTTTCCAAAGTGGCTGTCGACGCCTACGTTCACGGCGGCATCGCCGGCATCCTGAGCGCCTGGCAGTTCTGGGCGATGCTCGCCTCCGCGGTGCTGGGCACCGTCGTCCAGCAGTACGCGTTCGGGGCTGGGAAGCTGGCCACCACCCTGCCCGCCATGAAAGTTGTCGAGCCGCTCGTGGCCCTGAGCTTGGGTCTTGCACTTTTGGGCGAAAAGTTCGCACTCACCGGTTTCCTCGGCTGGACGGCCATGGTCGTGACTATCGCGGGCATGCTTTTCAGCGCCGCGATGGTCACCCGAGTCAGCATCAAGTAG
- the leuA gene encoding 2-isopropylmalate synthase — MTNADEFFVPREIRTPDGPKNEGQPAWNKQRGSQMPVDRYLSFAEEVEDITLPDRTWPDKKITVAPQWCAVDLRDGNQALVDPMSPERKRRMFNLLVEMGYKEIEVGFPSASQTDFDFVREIIEQDMIPDDVTIQVLVQAREHLIRRTFEACAGAKNVIVHFYNSTSKLQREVVFRKDRPAIKKLATDAAELIKTIAEDYPDTNWRWQYSPESYTGTELEFAKEVCDAVVDIMEPTPADPIIINLPSTVEMISPNVYADSIEWMHRNLAHRESIILSLHPHNDRGEGVAAAELGYMAGADRIEGCLFGNGERTGNVDLVTLGLNMLTQGVDPQIDFSDINKIRQTVEYCNQLRVPERHPYGGDLVFTAFSGSHQDAINKGLDALAQRVRPNASSNDVSWEELRETTWEVPYLPIDPKDVGRTYEAVIRVNSQSGKGGVAYIMKTDHGINMPKAMQPEFSAIVQSITDSEGGEVNSKNMWDIFAGTYLDLDTPLELVDYEVTGAVAEDDDSAVQVTVEYRGERHEIHGTGNGPIAAYANALESLGIDFEVQDYSQRARTAGDDADAACYIYADVDGTSAWGVGIAGSTTRASLKAITSAVNRGLTEGKTGGV; from the coding sequence ATGACCAACGCAGACGAATTTTTTGTCCCCCGCGAAATCCGCACCCCGGACGGCCCAAAGAACGAAGGGCAGCCGGCATGGAATAAGCAGCGCGGCTCCCAGATGCCGGTAGACCGCTACTTAAGCTTCGCCGAAGAGGTCGAGGACATCACCCTGCCGGACCGCACCTGGCCGGACAAGAAGATTACGGTCGCCCCGCAGTGGTGCGCCGTGGACCTGCGCGACGGCAACCAGGCGCTGGTTGACCCGATGAGCCCGGAGCGCAAGCGCCGCATGTTTAACCTGCTGGTGGAGATGGGCTACAAGGAGATCGAGGTCGGCTTCCCCTCCGCCAGCCAAACGGACTTTGACTTTGTGCGCGAGATCATCGAGCAGGACATGATCCCCGATGACGTGACCATCCAGGTGCTGGTGCAGGCGCGCGAGCACCTGATCCGCCGCACCTTCGAGGCCTGCGCGGGCGCGAAGAACGTGATCGTGCACTTCTACAACTCCACTTCCAAGTTGCAGCGCGAGGTGGTCTTCCGCAAGGATCGCCCGGCGATTAAGAAACTGGCCACCGACGCGGCCGAGCTGATCAAGACCATCGCGGAGGACTACCCGGACACCAACTGGCGCTGGCAGTACTCGCCGGAGTCCTACACGGGCACCGAGCTGGAGTTTGCCAAGGAGGTCTGCGACGCAGTCGTGGACATCATGGAGCCGACCCCGGCCGACCCGATCATCATCAACCTGCCCTCCACGGTGGAGATGATCAGCCCGAACGTCTACGCGGACTCCATCGAGTGGATGCACCGCAACCTGGCGCACCGCGAGTCCATCATCCTGTCCCTGCACCCGCACAACGACCGTGGCGAGGGCGTCGCCGCAGCCGAGCTGGGCTACATGGCTGGCGCTGACCGCATCGAGGGCTGCTTGTTCGGCAACGGCGAGCGCACCGGCAACGTCGACCTGGTCACCCTCGGCCTGAACATGCTGACACAGGGCGTAGACCCGCAGATCGACTTCTCGGATATCAACAAGATCCGTCAGACCGTGGAGTACTGCAACCAGCTGCGCGTACCGGAGCGCCACCCCTACGGCGGCGACCTGGTCTTTACCGCGTTCTCCGGCTCGCACCAGGACGCGATCAACAAGGGACTGGACGCGCTGGCGCAGCGTGTGCGCCCCAACGCTTCTTCCAACGACGTGTCCTGGGAGGAGCTCCGCGAGACGACGTGGGAGGTGCCCTACCTGCCGATCGATCCGAAGGACGTGGGCCGTACCTACGAGGCGGTCATTCGCGTGAACTCGCAGTCCGGCAAGGGCGGCGTGGCCTACATCATGAAGACCGACCACGGCATCAACATGCCGAAGGCCATGCAGCCGGAGTTCTCCGCCATCGTGCAGTCCATCACGGACTCGGAGGGCGGCGAGGTCAACTCGAAGAACATGTGGGACATCTTCGCGGGCACCTACCTGGACCTGGATACCCCACTGGAGCTGGTGGACTACGAGGTCACCGGCGCGGTGGCCGAGGACGATGACTCTGCAGTGCAGGTCACTGTGGAGTACCGCGGCGAGCGCCACGAGATCCACGGCACCGGCAACGGGCCGATCGCGGCGTACGCCAACGCGCTGGAGTCCCTGGGCATCGACTTCGAGGTGCAGGACTACTCGCAGCGCGCCCGCACTGCTGGCGACGATGCGGATGCCGCCTGCTACATCTACGCCGACGTGGACGGCACCTCCGCCTGGGGCGTGGGTATCGCGGGTTCGACCACGCGCGCCTCGCTGAAGGCGATCACCTCGGCGGTCAACCGCGGCCTGACCGAGGGCAAGACCGGCGGCGTGTAA
- a CDS encoding suppressor of fused domain protein, whose amino-acid sequence MRPNQAAEWLGSFFPAEPSLIDAPPAPFPALTAEGIAATCGFSEVDTGLALEGETGTDVRCELVVRGGVEKQLLGATLGAAAAMLLELGVPAQPGVGLEHLLDRVELPEGVSVRHGYLREPRLFDQGTPLVREPGRLTLLLELALLTDDEYAIATEQGEAVLERRMRRRGAAMADWHRDA is encoded by the coding sequence GTGAGGCCTAACCAGGCCGCCGAGTGGCTCGGCTCGTTCTTTCCCGCCGAGCCCTCGCTTATCGACGCCCCACCAGCCCCCTTCCCAGCCCTCACTGCGGAAGGGATCGCCGCCACCTGTGGCTTCTCCGAGGTAGATACCGGGCTTGCCCTCGAGGGGGAGACAGGCACGGATGTGCGGTGTGAGCTGGTGGTGCGTGGTGGCGTCGAGAAGCAACTGCTCGGTGCCACCCTGGGGGCGGCGGCGGCGATGCTGCTCGAGCTCGGCGTGCCCGCGCAGCCCGGGGTTGGGCTGGAGCACCTGCTGGATCGGGTGGAGCTGCCGGAGGGGGTGAGCGTGCGACACGGGTATTTGCGCGAGCCGCGCCTGTTTGACCAGGGCACGCCGCTTGTGCGCGAGCCCGGGCGGCTGACCCTGCTGCTGGAGCTGGCGCTGCTCACCGACGACGAGTACGCCATCGCCACGGAGCAGGGCGAGGCTGTCTTGGAGCGGCGGATGCGGCGCAGGGGAGCGGCAATGGCCGACTGGCACCGTGATGCCTAG